A single genomic interval of Methanomassiliicoccus sp. harbors:
- a CDS encoding metallophosphoesterase yields the protein MRFLVLSDIHGRESVADWAKALAAEHRADAYIVLGDITHFGPGSWAGEFLARLDRPTYAIPGNCDPPELVCREIEAHAISLHKRKVAVEGITFIGLGGSNPTIFETPFELEEEDIESALRPLMERNAVLAVHAPPKGINDLVGSGLHVGSETILRLVNEFHPRAVLSGHIHEARGIVERNGTLFLNPGAAKDGNAALLEVGEDIKATLLQRPGGN from the coding sequence ATGCGGTTCCTGGTCCTTTCGGACATCCATGGGCGGGAGAGCGTAGCCGATTGGGCGAAGGCTCTGGCGGCCGAGCATCGGGCGGATGCTTACATCGTCCTGGGGGACATCACCCACTTCGGCCCCGGATCATGGGCCGGAGAGTTCCTCGCCCGGCTGGACCGGCCGACCTATGCCATACCGGGCAACTGCGACCCGCCCGAGCTCGTCTGTCGGGAGATTGAGGCTCACGCGATATCGCTCCATAAGCGCAAGGTCGCCGTCGAGGGCATCACGTTCATAGGATTGGGGGGTTCGAACCCCACCATTTTCGAAACCCCCTTCGAGCTGGAGGAGGAAGACATCGAAAGCGCCCTGCGGCCTCTGATGGAGAGGAACGCGGTGCTGGCGGTCCACGCGCCTCCTAAGGGCATCAACGACCTCGTGGGCAGCGGCCTCCATGTGGGGAGCGAAACCATCCTCCGGTTGGTGAACGAGTTCCATCCCCGGGCGGTGCTATCCGGCCATATCCACGAGGCCCGGGGGATCGTGGAGAGGAACGGCACCCTGTTCCTCAACCCGGGAGCGGCCAAGGACGGGAATGCCGCCCTCCTGGAGGTCGGTGAGGATATCAAGGCCACCCTGCTCCAGAGGCCGGGCGGGAATTGA
- a CDS encoding cysteine peptidase family C39 domain-containing protein, with product MPCVTQGTDYSCGAASLQAVLSYWGTDLPESELMGRLHTSPHHGTHEEDIVRVAKELGFAATMETGLTVRDLALSVQEGIPVIIVAQAWAEEQSGDFSWADDWDHGHYMVVIGVDNDHVCLEDPALEECREMLPIDDFEERWHSILGVSPSAPDTVFVQHLGIFITRS from the coding sequence GTGCCGTGCGTAACCCAGGGCACCGACTACTCCTGCGGAGCAGCATCCCTCCAGGCCGTGTTGTCATACTGGGGGACGGACCTGCCGGAGAGCGAACTTATGGGTCGCCTGCATACCTCGCCCCACCACGGGACCCACGAGGAGGACATCGTTCGAGTGGCGAAGGAATTGGGCTTCGCCGCAACCATGGAGACGGGCCTTACCGTCAGAGACCTCGCCCTATCCGTACAGGAAGGGATACCGGTCATCATCGTGGCCCAGGCGTGGGCTGAGGAGCAGAGCGGCGATTTCTCGTGGGCCGACGATTGGGACCACGGCCACTACATGGTGGTGATCGGCGTCGACAACGATCACGTGTGCTTGGAGGATCCCGCCCTAGAGGAATGCCGGGAGATGCTTCCGATAGATGATTTCGAGGAGCGATGGCACAGCATCCTGGGAGTCTCACCTTCTGCCCCCGACACGGTGTTTGTCCAGCATCTGGGCATCTTCATTACCAGATCATAG
- a CDS encoding 30S ribosomal protein S8e translates to MALWQGKSKRKPTGGRLVNNRKKRRYEIGREPLLTNLGEESLRQYRTMGGNTKVKMLSAAYANVVDPKTNQVKRVRIVTVKVNPANPNYVQRNIMNRGATIQTDIGMARITSRPGQDGTVNAVLLSE, encoded by the coding sequence ATGGCATTGTGGCAGGGCAAGTCGAAGCGGAAGCCTACCGGTGGCCGCCTGGTGAATAACAGAAAGAAGAGGCGCTACGAGATCGGGCGCGAGCCCCTATTGACCAATCTCGGTGAGGAGAGCCTCAGGCAGTACCGCACCATGGGGGGCAACACCAAGGTCAAGATGCTCAGCGCTGCTTATGCTAACGTTGTGGATCCCAAGACCAACCAGGTCAAGAGGGTAAGGATCGTCACCGTCAAGGTCAACCCGGCCAACCCCAACTACGTTCAGCGTAACATCATGAACCGCGGGGCTACCATCCAGACCGACATCGGTATGGCAAGGATCACCTCCCGGCCCGGACAGGACGGCACCGTCAACGCCGTTCTCCTCTCGGAGTAG
- a CDS encoding signal recognition particle subunit SRP19/SEC65 family protein: protein MVFDADKAWVLWPEYFDNSRTRAEGRRVPKNLAIPEPQMSMIVKAVEKLGLEWKLEEGKAYPGSWWNKQGLLLVENNMPKSKLLPRVAEMLRSVPRPQA, encoded by the coding sequence ATGGTCTTCGACGCGGACAAGGCGTGGGTGCTGTGGCCGGAGTATTTTGACAACTCTCGTACCCGGGCGGAGGGGCGCAGGGTCCCCAAGAACCTGGCGATACCCGAACCTCAAATGTCGATGATCGTCAAAGCGGTCGAGAAGCTGGGGCTGGAGTGGAAGCTCGAAGAGGGAAAGGCCTACCCCGGGTCCTGGTGGAACAAGCAGGGGCTGTTGCTCGTCGAGAACAACATGCCCAAGTCCAAGCTGTTGCCCCGGGTGGCAGAGATGCTACGCTCGGTGCCCAGGCCGCAGGCGTGA
- a CDS encoding DUF211 domain-containing protein, giving the protein MSDIKRVVLDVLKPHHPGIVELSQRLSVLSGTSGVNITIVEVDQDTETVKITIEGNAIVFDDVETAITEAGAVIHSVDSVSAGKRLVEEVETLQDR; this is encoded by the coding sequence TTGAGCGATATAAAAAGGGTAGTTTTAGACGTACTGAAGCCACACCACCCCGGGATAGTGGAGCTGTCCCAGCGCCTTAGCGTGCTGTCGGGCACCTCTGGAGTAAACATCACCATCGTCGAGGTGGACCAGGATACCGAGACCGTAAAGATCACCATCGAGGGCAACGCCATCGTGTTCGATGATGTCGAGACTGCCATCACCGAGGCCGGAGCGGTCATCCATTCGGTCGACAGTGTGTCCGCGGGCAAGCGGCTGGTGGAAGAAGTAGAGACTCTGCAGGACCGCTGA
- a CDS encoding NAD(P)H-hydrate dehydratase — protein MLPFLEVRVLDINSEQIGVPIDALMENAGEAVAETITKEVGTGKKIAVVCGVGNNAGDGFVAARNLMRHNDVTVLLANPPGDIRTDAAKRAFERVKHISSSSVGVNFSKFDLVVDALLGTGTLKEVREPYRTLINRINDSKSYVVAVDVPSGMGTDLQIRADLTVTFTDVKEGMTQDNAGYIVVQDIGIPVDAKRYVGPGEYVYYPVRQKDSHKGESGKLLIVGGGPFTGAPALAGLAAYRMGVDLVNIATPWMSYGPIASYSPNLIVHRLSEDVLGPEDVPTVRRLMESADAVLIGPGLGMNEKTGTAVREIVKGCGLPMVIDADAIAAVAKDPSVLEGKKCVITPHAREYQSLTGHELPKEMEARMVEVAESARTLGVVLLVKGMVDVISDGGWTKLNRTGNAGMSVGGTGDALAGEVGALLSKHLSPFNAARIAAFTNGAAGDLAFDRIGYSLMATDVIDNLPEVLRRSLKKVH, from the coding sequence ATGCTCCCCTTTCTGGAGGTGCGGGTACTGGACATCAACTCCGAACAGATCGGGGTCCCCATCGACGCGCTCATGGAGAACGCCGGCGAGGCCGTTGCCGAGACCATCACCAAGGAGGTGGGCACCGGCAAAAAGATTGCCGTGGTGTGCGGCGTTGGCAACAATGCCGGGGACGGGTTCGTGGCCGCCCGCAACCTGATGCGGCACAACGATGTCACCGTCCTGCTGGCCAACCCCCCCGGGGACATTCGTACGGATGCGGCCAAGCGGGCCTTCGAACGGGTCAAGCACATCTCCTCATCGTCAGTGGGGGTCAACTTCTCCAAGTTCGATCTGGTGGTGGACGCCCTGCTGGGCACCGGGACGCTTAAGGAAGTGCGTGAACCGTACCGCACCCTCATCAATCGCATCAACGATTCCAAGAGCTACGTCGTCGCCGTCGACGTACCGTCGGGTATGGGTACGGACTTGCAGATAAGGGCAGATCTCACCGTCACCTTCACTGACGTGAAGGAGGGCATGACCCAGGACAACGCTGGCTACATAGTGGTGCAGGACATCGGCATCCCGGTCGACGCCAAGCGATACGTGGGGCCAGGAGAGTATGTTTACTATCCGGTCCGCCAGAAGGATTCCCACAAGGGGGAGAGCGGGAAGCTGCTCATCGTGGGCGGGGGGCCGTTCACCGGGGCGCCGGCCCTGGCTGGGCTGGCAGCATACCGCATGGGAGTGGACCTGGTCAACATAGCCACCCCCTGGATGTCCTATGGGCCCATCGCTTCCTACTCTCCCAACCTGATCGTCCACCGGCTATCGGAGGACGTCCTCGGCCCGGAGGACGTACCGACGGTCAGGCGGTTGATGGAGAGCGCCGACGCTGTACTCATCGGCCCCGGACTGGGGATGAATGAGAAGACCGGAACGGCGGTCAGGGAGATTGTAAAGGGGTGCGGGCTGCCGATGGTCATCGACGCTGATGCCATCGCCGCCGTCGCCAAGGACCCTTCGGTGTTGGAAGGTAAGAAATGCGTGATCACCCCCCACGCGCGCGAATACCAGTCACTCACCGGGCATGAGCTCCCAAAGGAGATGGAGGCCCGCATGGTGGAGGTGGCGGAGAGCGCGAGGACGCTGGGGGTGGTCCTCTTGGTCAAGGGCATGGTCGACGTCATCTCCGACGGCGGCTGGACAAAGCTCAACCGAACCGGCAACGCCGGAATGAGCGTCGGGGGCACCGGTGATGCCCTGGCCGGAGAGGTTGGCGCCCTGCTTTCCAAGCACCTCTCCCCGTTCAACGCCGCGCGCATCGCTGCCTTCACCAACGGGGCGGCTGGGGACCTGGCCTTCGATCGCATCGGGTACAGCCTCATGGCCACCGACGTCATCGACAACCTGCCAGAGGTCCTGCGCCGTAGCCTGAAGAAGGTCCATTGA
- a CDS encoding metallophosphoesterase family protein — protein MKLGLISDVHANLVALRAVLDDMETRGADPVLCAGDVVGYYPYPVETIALFLERGIRSIQGNHDRAVLNAGGRDMNPMAVSAVEWTARNIDPRSLAFLRSLPRYLYLEEDGVRIAVYHGAPFDDDYYTFEDEAVEGLLQMAGCDLLVLGHTHMPFIRRHTSGTIVNPGSVGQPRDGDPDACYAIFDTETRRAMYRRVPYDISEVVARTLSSGLPRSLADRLRVGR, from the coding sequence ATGAAGCTCGGCCTCATCTCCGATGTCCACGCTAACCTCGTCGCCTTACGGGCGGTGTTGGATGACATGGAGACGAGGGGAGCGGACCCCGTTCTGTGCGCCGGGGACGTGGTCGGCTATTATCCATACCCGGTGGAGACCATCGCCCTCTTCCTGGAGAGAGGGATCCGTTCTATTCAGGGCAATCACGACCGGGCGGTGCTGAATGCCGGGGGCAGGGACATGAACCCGATGGCTGTCAGCGCCGTGGAGTGGACGGCGAGGAACATCGACCCCCGGTCGTTGGCGTTCCTCCGGAGCTTACCCCGGTACCTGTACTTGGAGGAGGACGGGGTGCGCATCGCCGTCTACCACGGGGCGCCCTTCGATGATGACTACTACACCTTCGAGGACGAGGCCGTGGAGGGCCTCCTCCAGATGGCCGGATGCGATCTTCTTGTCCTGGGCCACACCCATATGCCATTCATCCGCCGGCACACGAGCGGGACGATTGTCAATCCCGGCTCGGTGGGGCAGCCCCGGGACGGGGACCCTGATGCCTGTTACGCCATCTTCGATACCGAGACCCGGAGGGCGATGTACCGCAGGGTGCCCTACGACATCTCGGAGGTCGTGGCGCGGACCCTCAGTTCCGGTCTCCCTCGCTCCCTGGCCGACAGGCTGAGGGTGGGACGCTGA
- a CDS encoding metallophosphoesterase, which yields MTDILPIPDQLALEIRGPQNIICVGDLHVGLESEMRAKGVHVPSRTMHMERELVALSAAHDRLVLLGDVKNKVPGSTHQEHAELPGFFRSLKRHFGEVDLVRGNHDTNIEEFLPDGVAIHPSTGFRIGDVGFAHGHTWPSPEVMAARTLIVGHNHPTVALEDSLGNISKEPCWVRLPVREGALKRYVEHPEEIIMVPAFNRSLGGSPVNLARGRLLGPLFSEGTIDVSEGRVYLTDGIYLGTIGSLMVQSTSRVRTLPHRSRPYY from the coding sequence ATGACCGACATCCTTCCCATCCCCGACCAGCTGGCCCTCGAGATCAGGGGGCCGCAGAACATCATCTGCGTCGGTGACCTCCATGTCGGCCTGGAGTCGGAGATGAGGGCCAAAGGTGTCCACGTGCCGTCGCGCACTATGCACATGGAGCGGGAGCTCGTCGCCCTCTCTGCCGCCCACGACCGGCTGGTCCTGCTGGGCGATGTAAAGAACAAAGTCCCTGGTTCCACCCACCAGGAGCATGCAGAGCTCCCCGGGTTCTTCCGCTCCCTCAAGCGCCACTTCGGCGAAGTTGATCTGGTTCGGGGGAACCACGATACCAATATCGAGGAGTTCCTGCCCGATGGCGTCGCCATCCACCCGTCCACAGGGTTCCGCATCGGGGACGTCGGCTTCGCCCATGGCCATACCTGGCCGTCCCCCGAGGTCATGGCCGCCCGCACGCTAATCGTCGGCCACAACCACCCCACCGTGGCCTTGGAGGACTCCCTCGGTAACATCAGCAAGGAGCCGTGTTGGGTGCGCCTCCCGGTACGGGAGGGGGCGTTAAAGCGGTATGTGGAGCATCCGGAAGAGATCATCATGGTACCAGCGTTCAACCGCAGTCTGGGCGGTTCGCCGGTCAACCTCGCCCGAGGCAGACTACTAGGGCCACTGTTCTCGGAGGGAACGATCGACGTGAGCGAGGGGCGGGTGTACCTCACCGACGGGATCTACCTGGGCACCATTGGGAGCCTGATGGTCCAGAGCACCTCTCGGGTACGAACGCTCCCCCATCGCTCCCGGCCATATTACTGA
- a CDS encoding GyrI-like domain-containing protein, with protein sequence MKIDVRKQLRPLYDAPREPALVEVPPMNFLMIDGTGDPNGSEDYRQALEALFGLSYTLKFMIKKTEGTDYGVMPLEGLWWVDDISLLDMERRDNWRWTSMIMQPDIVTDDRVRVATEELRRKKDPAALPKVRFERLEEGLVAQIMHKGPFADERPTVDRLHTFVHECGRELRGKHHEIYLSDFNRTAPENLRTIIRHPVV encoded by the coding sequence ATGAAGATCGATGTGCGGAAGCAGCTCCGCCCACTATATGACGCTCCCCGAGAGCCGGCGCTGGTGGAGGTGCCCCCGATGAACTTCCTGATGATCGACGGGACCGGCGACCCTAATGGCTCAGAGGATTATCGGCAGGCCCTCGAGGCGCTGTTCGGCCTCTCCTACACCTTGAAGTTCATGATCAAGAAGACCGAAGGGACCGACTATGGGGTCATGCCGCTGGAAGGCCTGTGGTGGGTCGACGATATATCTCTTCTGGACATGGAGAGGCGGGACAACTGGAGGTGGACGTCGATGATCATGCAGCCCGATATCGTAACCGATGATCGCGTGCGAGTGGCCACGGAGGAGTTGCGCAGGAAGAAGGATCCCGCCGCCCTGCCCAAGGTAAGATTCGAGCGCCTCGAAGAAGGTCTCGTCGCCCAGATCATGCACAAGGGACCGTTCGCTGACGAGCGGCCGACGGTCGATCGCCTGCACACCTTCGTGCACGAGTGCGGGCGAGAGTTGAGGGGCAAGCATCACGAAATCTACCTCAGCGACTTCAACAGGACGGCGCCGGAGAACCTTAGAACGATCATACGCCATCCTGTTGTGTAG
- a CDS encoding Ni/Fe hydrogenase subunit alpha: protein MTGPIISEPTHKSESKRITIDPITRLEGHGKIEIFLNDEGNVANAYWQVPELRGFEKFCIGRSVDELNKITPRLCGVCPGAHHLASTKALDGVFKAEPPPAGRKLRELFYAAHYVHSHIAHFYALAAADFVLGPMAPAEKRNILGVVDAVGVNIGAEVIKHRSWAQKTQEMMGGKATHPVCGIPGGMSKPITEEQRAQIETWAKSTVDFSKFTAQLLTDVVLKNEDYLALITNPGIYYDETYYMGLVDKNNKINFYDGDARVVDQTGKEMWKFHPDKYLDYIGEHVEPWSYEKFCFQKKIGWNGFTDGPKSGIYRCAPLARINASTGFTTPLAQDYYLQMKDFFKGLGINGPIHHTMVMHWARVIELVHAAELMLQLSQDPEITSKDIQTPPGEPGEGVGCLEAPRGTLIHHYVADENGITTDVNLVVGTTNNNAPINLSVRRAAKALIKNWQISPGILNEVEMAYRAYDPCNSCATHTLPGHMPLRAIVRNPDGSIYQDIKNF from the coding sequence ATGACCGGTCCGATAATTTCTGAACCGACCCACAAGTCCGAGTCCAAGAGGATCACCATCGATCCCATTACCAGGCTGGAGGGTCACGGGAAGATCGAGATCTTCCTGAACGACGAGGGTAATGTGGCGAACGCCTACTGGCAGGTGCCCGAGCTGAGAGGCTTCGAGAAGTTCTGCATCGGCCGGTCGGTCGACGAGCTGAACAAGATCACCCCCCGTCTGTGCGGTGTCTGCCCTGGCGCGCACCACCTGGCCTCCACCAAGGCCCTGGATGGCGTGTTCAAGGCCGAGCCCCCACCCGCAGGGAGGAAGCTCCGTGAGCTGTTCTACGCCGCTCACTATGTCCACAGCCACATCGCCCACTTCTACGCCCTGGCGGCCGCTGACTTCGTGCTCGGCCCCATGGCCCCGGCGGAGAAGAGGAACATCCTGGGCGTCGTGGACGCGGTCGGCGTGAACATTGGCGCTGAGGTCATCAAGCACCGCTCGTGGGCCCAGAAGACCCAGGAGATGATGGGCGGCAAGGCCACCCACCCCGTGTGCGGCATCCCCGGCGGTATGAGCAAGCCTATCACCGAGGAGCAGAGGGCTCAGATCGAGACCTGGGCGAAGTCCACCGTTGACTTCTCCAAGTTCACCGCCCAGCTGCTGACGGATGTGGTGCTGAAGAACGAGGACTACCTCGCGCTGATCACCAACCCGGGCATCTACTACGACGAGACCTACTACATGGGCCTGGTGGACAAGAACAACAAGATCAACTTCTACGATGGCGATGCTCGTGTGGTCGACCAGACCGGTAAGGAGATGTGGAAGTTCCACCCCGACAAATACCTCGACTACATCGGGGAGCATGTCGAGCCGTGGTCCTACGAGAAGTTCTGCTTCCAGAAGAAGATCGGCTGGAACGGGTTCACCGACGGCCCCAAGAGCGGCATCTACCGGTGCGCTCCGCTGGCCAGGATCAACGCTTCGACCGGTTTCACCACCCCTCTGGCGCAGGACTACTACCTGCAGATGAAGGACTTCTTCAAGGGACTGGGCATCAACGGACCGATCCACCACACCATGGTCATGCACTGGGCCAGGGTCATCGAGCTGGTCCACGCGGCCGAGCTCATGCTCCAGCTGTCTCAGGACCCCGAGATCACCAGCAAGGACATCCAGACCCCGCCCGGAGAACCCGGAGAGGGTGTCGGCTGCCTCGAGGCGCCTCGCGGTACCCTCATCCACCACTATGTGGCGGACGAGAACGGTATCACTACCGACGTGAACCTGGTGGTCGGAACGACCAACAACAACGCCCCGATCAACCTGTCCGTCCGCAGGGCGGCCAAGGCGCTGATCAAGAACTGGCAGATCTCGCCCGGTATCCTGAACGAGGTGGAGATGGCTTACAGGGCCTACGACCCCTGCAACTCGTGCGCCACCCATACCCTGCCCGGCCACATGCCCCTCAGGGCCATCGTCAGGAACCCCGACGGGTCCATCTACCAGGACATCAAGAACTTCTAA
- a CDS encoding oxidoreductase, with product MAKVKIAQYWGAGCGGCDVALLDIDEKILGVADMADIAFWPIAVDTKLKDVEAMPDKSITLTLYNGAVRNSENEHVAKLLRQKSAIVVSFGSCACFGGIPGLANVTNKKDLQDYVYNKTFSSVNPNHVRPQPKFEAPEGELELPVMYDTVLTLDDVIDVDYYMPGCPPTTDQINSFLAVVEKHVKEGAPLPPKGAVLASQKTLCDECGRTKEVTTIDKINMPYEIAIDPKKCMLEQGVICLGPATRAGCGAKCLDANQPCRGCMGPTAAVMDQGGSMLSALASIFRTADNETQLNEDEILQLMTQIKDPLGTFYAFTMPKSIIKRKVKEKKAGVKQ from the coding sequence ATGGCAAAAGTCAAGATAGCACAGTATTGGGGTGCCGGCTGCGGTGGCTGCGACGTGGCCCTCCTGGACATCGATGAGAAGATCCTCGGGGTCGCCGACATGGCCGACATAGCGTTCTGGCCCATTGCGGTGGACACCAAGCTCAAGGACGTCGAGGCGATGCCCGACAAGAGCATTACCCTGACCCTATACAACGGCGCGGTCAGGAACAGCGAGAACGAGCATGTAGCCAAGCTGCTCAGGCAGAAGTCGGCCATTGTGGTCTCCTTCGGCTCCTGCGCCTGCTTTGGCGGCATCCCCGGCCTCGCCAATGTGACCAATAAGAAGGATCTGCAGGACTACGTCTACAACAAGACCTTCTCCAGCGTTAACCCCAATCATGTGAGGCCCCAGCCTAAGTTCGAGGCCCCCGAGGGCGAACTGGAGCTCCCGGTCATGTACGACACGGTCCTCACCCTCGATGACGTCATCGACGTGGACTACTACATGCCGGGCTGCCCGCCGACCACCGACCAGATCAACTCGTTCCTGGCGGTCGTGGAGAAGCATGTCAAGGAAGGCGCCCCGCTGCCCCCCAAGGGTGCAGTCCTCGCTTCCCAGAAGACCCTTTGCGATGAGTGCGGCAGGACCAAGGAGGTCACCACCATCGACAAGATCAACATGCCCTATGAGATCGCCATCGATCCTAAGAAGTGCATGCTGGAGCAGGGTGTTATCTGTCTCGGACCGGCTACCCGGGCCGGGTGCGGAGCGAAGTGCCTGGATGCCAACCAGCCGTGCCGTGGATGCATGGGCCCGACCGCTGCGGTCATGGATCAGGGAGGCTCGATGCTGAGCGCCCTGGCCTCCATCTTCCGGACCGCCGACAACGAGACCCAGCTCAACGAGGATGAGATCCTTCAGCTGATGACTCAGATCAAGGACCCGCTGGGAACGTTCTACGCGTTCACCATGCCCAAGTCGATCATCAAGCGGAAAGTCAAGGAGAAGAAGGCAGGTGTTAAGCAATGA
- a CDS encoding hydrogenase iron-sulfur subunit: protein MSSAQHGHEAAPAAAKPAEGGFEPRIIAFCCNWCSYAGADLAGVSRLQMPTNFLVIRSMCSARVDPEFVLRAFAKGADGVLVLGCHPADCHYIGGNYRARRRIALLKMLLEQYGLDPDRLHLEWVSASEGVKFQSTIKEFTEKIREMGPNPLTEAEGEDPRGEGASHH from the coding sequence ATGTCTTCAGCACAACACGGACACGAGGCCGCCCCAGCGGCGGCCAAGCCCGCGGAGGGCGGCTTCGAGCCTCGCATCATCGCCTTCTGCTGCAACTGGTGCTCCTACGCCGGGGCAGACCTGGCCGGGGTTTCCAGGCTCCAGATGCCGACAAACTTCCTGGTCATAAGGTCGATGTGCTCGGCTAGGGTCGACCCGGAGTTCGTCCTCCGGGCCTTCGCCAAGGGTGCCGACGGCGTCCTGGTATTGGGATGCCACCCCGCGGACTGCCACTACATCGGTGGCAACTACCGGGCCAGGAGAAGGATCGCCCTGCTCAAGATGCTCCTCGAGCAGTACGGCCTGGACCCTGACCGCCTGCACCTGGAGTGGGTCTCCGCCTCCGAGGGCGTGAAGTTCCAGTCCACGATCAAGGAGTTCACCGAGAAGATCAGAGAGATGGGGCCCAACCCGTTGACGGAGGCCGAGGGTGAAGACCCCCGCGGTGAGGGAGCTTCGCACCATTAG